The following coding sequences are from one Methanooceanicella nereidis window:
- a CDS encoding YbhB/YbcL family Raf kinase inhibitor-like protein, which produces MDRDEILKSIIFVILIAAAIYMLPKFLPGGQNDLVEEQDNMSMKQAVMNLTITSPVFKNGETIPEKYTCDGTDISPQLSWSGVPEGTESFVLIADDPDAPGRTFTHWVLFNIPSDVTSLQENVPKIEKLDNGAIHGMTDFGKVGYGGPCPPAGKPHRYYFKVYALDTKLDLSSGASKRSVMDAMERHVLAAGELIGKYGR; this is translated from the coding sequence TTGGACAGAGACGAGATATTGAAGTCCATTATATTTGTGATCCTGATAGCGGCGGCCATCTATATGCTGCCGAAATTTTTGCCTGGCGGCCAAAATGATCTGGTGGAGGAACAGGATAACATGAGCATGAAGCAAGCTGTAATGAACTTAACTATCACAAGCCCTGTCTTTAAGAATGGCGAGACGATACCTGAAAAATATACGTGTGACGGCACAGACATATCCCCGCAGCTTTCGTGGAGCGGCGTCCCCGAAGGGACTGAGTCTTTTGTGCTGATAGCCGATGACCCGGATGCGCCGGGACGTACCTTCACTCACTGGGTGCTGTTTAACATTCCGTCTGACGTGACATCCCTGCAGGAGAACGTCCCGAAGATAGAAAAGCTCGATAACGGTGCCATACACGGAATGACAGATTTCGGAAAGGTCGGCTATGGTGGACCGTGCCCGCCTGCAGGAAAGCCGCACAGGTATTACTTCAAGGTGTATGCGCTTGACACGAAGCTGGACCTTTCATCAGGAGCTTCGAAGAGATCGGTGATGGACGCGATGGAAAGGCATGTGCTGGCGGCCGGGGAACTGATAGGGAAATACGGAAGATAA
- a CDS encoding YbhB/YbcL family Raf kinase inhibitor-like protein — translation MKLDTALIMAIIAVAAVYGTVIVCQQISSDGMAIIPNDPGSKSLNFTSPAFQNGEMIPPQYTCQGSDISPPLKWKGVPEETESLVMIMDDADAPNGTITHWVLFNLPPDTRGIPESFTAQDKLDNGAIQGKNDFGDIGYTGPRPPPGKQHEYYFRLYAIDTKLDLSPGATKDDVMHALKGHVIDDVELTGTYSR, via the coding sequence TTGAAATTAGATACCGCCCTGATCATGGCGATTATCGCGGTGGCCGCAGTTTATGGGACCGTGATCGTATGCCAGCAAATATCGTCAGACGGGATGGCGATAATCCCGAACGACCCCGGGTCGAAAAGCTTAAATTTCACCAGTCCGGCATTCCAGAACGGTGAAATGATACCGCCGCAGTACACATGCCAGGGTTCTGACATATCGCCGCCGTTGAAGTGGAAAGGCGTTCCTGAAGAGACCGAGTCACTTGTCATGATCATGGATGACGCCGATGCTCCCAACGGCACTATCACACACTGGGTATTATTCAACCTGCCGCCTGATACAAGAGGTATTCCCGAGAGCTTCACTGCGCAGGACAAATTAGACAATGGCGCCATCCAGGGAAAAAATGACTTCGGGGACATCGGCTATACCGGGCCCCGCCCGCCTCCGGGAAAGCAGCACGAATATTATTTCAGGCTTTATGCTATTGACACAAAGTTAGACCTGTCGCCGGGAGCGACTAAAGACGATGTCATGCATGCGCTGAAAGGCCACGTCATCGATGATGTCGAGCTGACGGGTACCTATAGCAGGTAA
- a CDS encoding RPA family protein, whose product MPMAREVAKRLFAKEFNASNKAYKENDDQYAPTYMLTPTGAKCNRVFVVGTLIEKNDIGEESENWRGRVADPTGSFVVYAGQYQPEAAQQFSDIDVPSFVAVIGKPRVYITPEGDFYTSIRAEMILPVDEATRDLWVADTIDATAERLKALKSGENGDVAMATEHYNTDVEEYKEMLITAAKSLKPMEISVTSLK is encoded by the coding sequence ATGCCGATGGCAAGAGAGGTCGCAAAGCGCCTGTTCGCTAAAGAGTTTAACGCGTCCAACAAGGCATACAAGGAGAACGACGACCAGTATGCCCCGACATATATGCTTACGCCTACAGGCGCAAAGTGTAACAGGGTGTTTGTCGTAGGCACGCTGATAGAAAAGAACGACATAGGCGAAGAGTCTGAGAACTGGAGAGGCAGGGTGGCGGACCCGACAGGTTCATTCGTCGTGTATGCAGGCCAGTATCAGCCGGAGGCGGCCCAGCAATTCTCCGACATCGACGTGCCTTCGTTCGTCGCGGTCATCGGAAAGCCAAGGGTCTACATAACCCCGGAAGGGGACTTCTATACATCTATCAGGGCCGAGATGATCCTGCCCGTCGACGAGGCTACAAGAGATCTCTGGGTAGCCGATACGATAGATGCTACGGCTGAGAGGCTTAAAGCCCTGAAGTCTGGCGAGAACGGCGATGTCGCGATGGCGACGGAGCACTACAATACGGACGTGGAAGAGTATAAGGAAATGCTCATAACTGCGGCCAAATCGTTAAAGCCTATGGAGATAAGCGTCACGAGCCTTAAGTGA
- a CDS encoding replication factor A (Replication protein A protects and stabilize the intermediate ssDNA that is generated by the unwinding action of a DNA helicase at the replication fork. In addition, SSBs prevent the formation of secondary structures by single-stranded template DNA.), producing MVKELAKELRSRFSEMGAEVPLKEIESKLDTLINQYKVPEEEAKRTVFNQYTRDLKLQRPQTGSDSATVKIKDIIKDGMWVSLKAKVVQLWENDNKSISQIGLLGDDTGTIKFVSFTKSDLPMLEEDKSYIFKNLVTDSWQGRFSVKLNKTSSVVPTEDVEVADNDTTFTGAIVDIQDGSGLIKRCPECNRTLVKGACVDHGKQEGEYDLRVKAILDNGHIAQEIIMNQEITYKMTDIDVKTAKKMAMDAVDPGVVFDEIKRIMLGKYYTVKGPVLGSRNLIVKEMSPAKRDIDVDSIVKKVEAI from the coding sequence ATGGTAAAGGAATTAGCAAAGGAATTAAGGAGCAGGTTCTCCGAGATGGGCGCAGAGGTGCCCCTGAAGGAGATCGAATCGAAGCTGGACACACTTATAAACCAGTACAAGGTCCCGGAGGAAGAAGCGAAGAGGACTGTTTTTAACCAGTATACCAGGGACTTGAAACTGCAGCGTCCGCAGACCGGCAGCGACTCGGCCACGGTCAAGATCAAGGACATAATCAAAGACGGGATGTGGGTATCCCTTAAGGCTAAAGTGGTCCAGTTATGGGAAAATGATAACAAGTCAATATCACAGATAGGGCTATTGGGCGACGATACAGGGACTATAAAGTTCGTCAGCTTCACCAAGTCAGACCTTCCGATGCTGGAGGAAGACAAGAGCTACATATTCAAGAATTTAGTCACCGACTCATGGCAGGGCAGATTCTCGGTTAAGTTAAACAAGACCAGCTCGGTAGTGCCGACGGAGGATGTCGAGGTGGCGGATAATGACACGACATTCACAGGAGCCATAGTTGACATACAGGACGGCAGCGGCCTTATTAAGAGATGCCCCGAATGCAACCGCACGCTCGTTAAAGGCGCTTGCGTCGACCATGGTAAACAGGAAGGCGAATACGACCTCCGCGTTAAGGCCATTCTGGATAACGGCCACATAGCGCAGGAGATCATCATGAACCAGGAGATCACTTACAAGATGACTGACATAGACGTTAAGACCGCCAAGAAGATGGCCATGGACGCAGTCGACCCTGGAGTGGTCTTTGACGAGATCAAGCGCATCATGCTTGGAAAGTATTACACGGTAAAAGGGCCGGTACTCGGAAGCCGCAATCTTATAGTCAAAGAGATGTCTCCGGCAAAGAGGGACATAGACGTAGACTCCATCGTCAAGAAAGTGGAGGCGATATAA
- the minD gene encoding cell division ATPase MinD, translating to MTKVYTIASGKGGTGKTMTTVNLGTSLALLGNRTIILDADIGMANLGLVLGLERSKITLHEVLAGKADISQAIYELPTGLKVVPSGISLQGFQNADPDRLQFVMSKLVSGADFILIDAPAGISKDGVIPLAIADEVLLVVNPELSSMADAVKTKVLTEMVGGTVGGIVLNRASAEKTELTSQKIGDIMGVKVLEVVPDDAHVRRAAAFKTPVVIKYPDSPASLAYKRLAAKLTGSKVSLEESSTAKKEGFIDRLARSLFGGI from the coding sequence ATGACAAAGGTATATACTATCGCCTCCGGTAAAGGTGGCACAGGTAAGACGATGACGACGGTCAACCTGGGTACCTCGCTGGCGCTTTTAGGAAATAGGACCATAATATTAGATGCGGATATCGGAATGGCAAACCTGGGATTGGTACTAGGACTTGAAAGGAGTAAGATAACCCTGCACGAAGTCCTCGCTGGAAAAGCAGATATTTCCCAGGCCATATATGAACTCCCGACAGGATTGAAGGTCGTGCCGAGCGGCATATCGCTCCAGGGATTCCAGAACGCCGACCCTGACAGGCTTCAGTTCGTAATGAGCAAACTGGTCTCGGGAGCTGATTTTATACTCATCGATGCGCCGGCAGGTATAAGTAAGGATGGGGTGATCCCGCTGGCGATCGCTGATGAGGTGCTACTGGTAGTGAACCCTGAGCTTTCTTCAATGGCCGATGCGGTTAAGACTAAAGTGCTTACCGAAATGGTGGGCGGCACGGTCGGAGGCATCGTTCTTAACAGGGCATCTGCTGAAAAAACGGAACTTACAAGCCAGAAGATCGGTGATATCATGGGCGTGAAGGTGCTGGAGGTAGTGCCGGACGACGCTCATGTCAGAAGAGCGGCAGCGTTCAAGACCCCTGTCGTAATAAAATATCCGGACAGCCCGGCATCCCTGGCATATAAGAGGCTTGCGGCAAAGCTCACCGGATCCAAGGTGTCGCTCGAAGAATCGAGCACAGCTAAGAAAGAAGGCTTCATTGACAGGCTTGCGAGATCGTTATTCGGAGGGATTTAA
- a CDS encoding roadblock/LC7 domain-containing protein, with protein sequence MKLPNGNFIAESKKPVPEVIREYSRDFKGFIKVYKAEGTRMSDGFILLEDGNITASAYSVQNIKLYQMNALERMMTLTDTVSEIYSCNDVEVDLIVRTYPESLIKSDIQKKTEELRSIMEEESRESSSAKGEGLFDMLLSNISSAPGVTATALVADGFPIFQNGSHVDFEHIAVATEDMVRAGMKITEELQLGKTDQIILETPQYKVVIAPISDMFLCVLAGKDVNLGLVRLMIKNAQMNVKDV encoded by the coding sequence TTGAAGCTTCCGAATGGTAATTTTATAGCGGAATCGAAAAAGCCAGTCCCGGAGGTGATCAGAGAATACTCCCGGGACTTCAAAGGCTTCATCAAAGTGTATAAAGCCGAGGGCACAAGGATGTCCGATGGTTTCATACTTCTGGAAGACGGTAACATAACGGCATCTGCATACTCCGTACAGAACATCAAGCTATACCAGATGAACGCTCTTGAGCGAATGATGACGCTGACCGACACTGTCTCGGAGATATATTCCTGCAACGATGTCGAAGTGGACCTTATCGTCAGGACTTATCCGGAATCTCTGATAAAAAGCGATATCCAGAAAAAGACCGAGGAACTAAGGTCGATAATGGAGGAAGAGTCCAGGGAATCGAGTTCGGCCAAAGGAGAAGGCCTTTTCGATATGCTGTTATCGAATATCTCCTCAGCGCCGGGAGTCACGGCCACAGCACTCGTGGCCGACGGATTTCCGATATTTCAAAATGGAAGCCACGTAGACTTTGAGCATATAGCCGTAGCGACCGAAGACATGGTGCGTGCCGGAATGAAGATCACTGAGGAGCTACAGCTCGGAAAGACCGATCAGATAATACTGGAGACACCCCAGTATAAGGTGGTAATCGCCCCTATAAGCGATATGTTCCTGTGCGTCCTTGCCGGCAAGGACGTTAACCTGGGTCTTGTCAGGCTTATGATCAAAAACGCCCAGATGAACGTAAAAGATGTGTAA
- a CDS encoding roadblock/LC7 domain-containing protein, whose translation MLKRILGDLIKVEGVSAAAILGRDGFIIEHVSNITMDVDALGAMASTSVGTSEAMGIELGKGNFEQVLVELQNGPIMLSLVTENEILAIVAEPGANLGRIRYEVKKNKDRITAAL comes from the coding sequence ATGTTAAAGAGGATCTTAGGCGACCTGATCAAGGTCGAGGGTGTAAGCGCCGCAGCGATCCTGGGGCGTGACGGGTTCATAATAGAGCACGTTTCAAACATAACCATGGACGTGGACGCGCTTGGGGCTATGGCTTCAACCAGTGTCGGTACGTCCGAAGCAATGGGCATAGAGCTTGGAAAGGGCAACTTCGAGCAGGTGCTTGTAGAGCTTCAAAACGGACCCATAATGTTATCTCTCGTCACCGAAAACGAGATCCTGGCCATAGTAGCGGAGCCCGGGGCGAACCTGGGCAGGATCAGATACGAGGTCAAGAAGAACAAGGATAGGATAACAGCGGCCCTTTAA
- a CDS encoding Ni/Fe hydrogenase subunit alpha, with protein sequence MKKLTISPITRIEGHASVTVNLDDKGEVSGAHFHATELRGFEKFLEGAAVEEAPRITPRICGICPTAHHLASAKAVDEIYGAQITATAHKLRELLLAGQLISSHSLHLFYLGMPDFILGPDSNPALRNVAGLVKANRDLAKMAIEARKIGQRITEDVGGKAIHPVSAVPGGMSFTISPEKKNELEGFAKRSVEIAKASWDFVLPKFEEYSDLVNNVGIVQSDFIGLTKDGKFDPYDGNIRAVGADGAQLCEFPGKDYASYIVERAEPYSYMKFTSLKKGSGFYRVGPLARINVVDSMGTPEADRMLGEFRAKFGRIAQQPFLYHLARVIEYMAISEKALSILADSSVCEKNIRNATGAVKNTKAVGVVEAPRGTLIHDYTVNDQGFITKANLIVATGHNNDAIDKGVLQAARKLIHGEDVSEGVLNRIEMVVRAYDPCVSCATHAIGRMPIMLRVVDNEGNVIREVKRC encoded by the coding sequence ATGAAGAAGCTAACTATCTCACCTATCACCAGAATAGAGGGCCACGCCAGCGTCACCGTAAACCTGGACGACAAAGGGGAGGTGTCCGGAGCCCATTTCCATGCTACGGAGCTCAGGGGCTTTGAAAAGTTCCTTGAAGGCGCTGCCGTGGAAGAAGCCCCGAGGATAACGCCCCGCATTTGCGGCATTTGTCCGACGGCCCACCATCTCGCTTCCGCGAAGGCGGTCGACGAGATATACGGGGCCCAGATAACTGCGACCGCCCACAAGCTAAGAGAGCTCCTGCTGGCAGGACAGCTCATCAGCTCCCATTCCCTGCACCTGTTTTACCTGGGAATGCCCGACTTCATCCTTGGGCCGGACTCAAACCCGGCGCTAAGGAACGTCGCAGGCCTGGTAAAAGCTAACCGGGACCTGGCAAAGATGGCGATAGAGGCGCGCAAGATAGGGCAGCGGATCACAGAAGACGTCGGAGGGAAGGCCATCCATCCGGTATCTGCCGTGCCCGGAGGTATGTCATTCACAATATCTCCCGAAAAGAAGAACGAGCTGGAAGGCTTTGCAAAGCGTTCGGTGGAGATCGCTAAAGCGAGCTGGGATTTCGTTCTGCCGAAGTTTGAAGAGTACTCCGATTTGGTCAATAATGTCGGAATAGTGCAATCCGACTTTATAGGCCTGACCAAAGACGGGAAATTTGACCCGTATGACGGGAACATAAGGGCGGTAGGCGCGGACGGCGCTCAGCTCTGCGAGTTCCCCGGAAAGGACTATGCGAGCTATATCGTGGAAAGAGCTGAGCCGTACTCGTACATGAAGTTTACGTCGCTTAAGAAAGGAAGCGGGTTTTACAGGGTCGGTCCGCTTGCGCGCATCAACGTGGTGGATTCCATGGGCACGCCCGAAGCTGACAGGATGCTGGGCGAGTTCAGGGCAAAGTTCGGCCGCATAGCACAGCAGCCTTTCCTTTATCATCTCGCGAGGGTGATAGAGTACATGGCCATAAGCGAGAAAGCCCTGTCGATACTGGCAGACTCGTCAGTCTGCGAAAAGAACATCAGGAATGCGACGGGCGCAGTAAAGAACACTAAAGCCGTGGGAGTCGTCGAGGCGCCGAGAGGCACGCTCATACATGATTACACAGTGAACGACCAGGGATTCATCACAAAGGCTAACCTTATAGTCGCCACAGGACATAATAACGATGCGATAGACAAAGGTGTGCTTCAGGCGGCCAGGAAACTTATACACGGAGAGGATGTCAGCGAGGGTGTCCTGAACAGGATAGAGATGGTAGTCAGGGCATATGACCCGTGCGTATCCTGTGCCACTCATGCCATAGGCAGAATGCCTATTATGTTGAGAGTAGTAGATAATGAGGGTAATGTCATTCGTGAGGTTAAAAGATGTTAA
- a CDS encoding F420-nonreducing hydrogenase encodes MLKLATEPLASCAGCHMSILDLHEDILELLDKVELVYSPILMDVKEPPEEIDVAIIGGAIRNKENMERVKKLRQRAKIVIAYGTCACFGGISGLSIIHSRNEILEGVFTDPALAKKEIPKEDVPDLLYRGYAVGDIIKVDYYITGCPPKEVFLRKILLPLLDGNVPELSKKSVCSECKRTMGQVKDWKVKRRNEGIPEEGKCLLGQGYLCLGSVTFGRCGAVCTEHGIPCHGCGGPSLDVLREPCRDLYNILVMRIQHLTELPQKEIEKEIYDVPHTIYPFVMGSKIMENKSVSKIPDIIKERHL; translated from the coding sequence ATGTTAAAGCTAGCAACGGAACCACTGGCATCATGTGCCGGATGCCATATGTCGATCCTGGACCTTCACGAGGACATTCTCGAGCTTCTGGATAAGGTAGAACTGGTATACTCGCCCATTCTGATGGACGTAAAAGAGCCGCCCGAGGAGATCGACGTCGCGATCATCGGCGGGGCCATACGCAACAAGGAGAACATGGAAAGGGTCAAAAAGCTCAGGCAGCGAGCGAAGATAGTCATTGCCTACGGTACTTGCGCCTGTTTCGGAGGAATATCCGGCCTTTCGATCATACACAGCAGGAACGAGATCCTTGAAGGAGTCTTTACGGACCCCGCGCTTGCCAAGAAAGAGATACCGAAAGAGGACGTGCCTGACCTGCTCTACAGAGGGTATGCGGTAGGCGACATAATAAAGGTCGATTATTATATCACAGGATGCCCGCCAAAGGAAGTCTTTTTAAGAAAGATACTGCTCCCGCTGCTGGACGGGAACGTGCCCGAACTGTCCAAAAAATCCGTATGTTCGGAATGCAAGAGGACCATGGGACAGGTAAAGGACTGGAAGGTCAAAAGAAGGAACGAAGGCATCCCCGAAGAAGGTAAGTGTCTCCTTGGCCAGGGCTACTTATGCCTGGGCTCGGTGACGTTCGGAAGATGTGGCGCAGTCTGCACAGAGCACGGGATACCGTGCCATGGATGCGGCGGGCCGTCCCTCGACGTGTTGAGAGAGCCCTGCAGAGACCTGTATAATATACTGGTCATGAGGATACAGCACCTGACAGAGCTGCCGCAGAAAGAGATCGAGAAAGAGATCTATGATGTGCCGCACACCATTTACCCGTTCGTCATGGGAAGCAAGATAATGGAGAACAAGTCAGTCTCGAAGATACCAGACATCATCAAGGAGAGACACCTATGA
- a CDS encoding hydrocarbon binding protein (contains V4R domain) yields the protein MSQASVVKPEELPLHCEGNIMDYEEALHGIMVLNATIIRSLEEIARGGANAVVYRAGMKMGHETAKYFPKTDNVEKALKELSDILGRQYNFELWKPKDKDSYIITENGETFIYLVFRDCLVRQTLRREGMPQKGPLCQSLYGYMVGAVEEITGKRGKLEIVHVGPNTCLKKLILR from the coding sequence ATGTCCCAGGCATCTGTCGTAAAGCCGGAAGAGCTGCCTTTGCACTGTGAAGGCAACATCATGGACTATGAGGAAGCTTTGCACGGCATCATGGTCTTGAACGCGACCATCATAAGGTCGCTGGAAGAGATCGCCAGGGGCGGCGCTAACGCCGTAGTGTACAGGGCAGGAATGAAGATGGGTCATGAGACTGCTAAATACTTCCCCAAGACTGACAATGTGGAGAAAGCCCTGAAGGAGCTATCCGACATCCTCGGAAGGCAATATAATTTCGAGCTCTGGAAGCCCAAAGATAAGGACAGCTACATCATTACGGAAAATGGCGAGACTTTCATTTATCTTGTGTTCAGGGATTGCCTGGTAAGGCAGACCCTCCGCAGAGAGGGCATGCCGCAAAAAGGACCCCTGTGCCAGAGCCTATATGGCTACATGGTCGGGGCCGTTGAGGAGATAACTGGAAAAAGAGGCAAATTAGAGATCGTCCATGTCGGTCCTAACACATGCCTGAAGAAGCTGATATTGAGGTGA
- a CDS encoding 4Fe-4S dicluster domain-containing protein, with product MVNILIDKEVCIGCGLCVHDCPMKVYELKDGVSTVINPEDCMACLSCHEICPSNAIEHRDIYLSRRLYVDLEVCSMLRRFI from the coding sequence ATGGTAAATATATTAATAGATAAAGAGGTTTGCATAGGCTGCGGGCTATGCGTCCATGACTGTCCTATGAAAGTCTATGAGCTTAAGGACGGCGTATCAACTGTTATAAATCCGGAGGATTGTATGGCCTGCCTATCATGTCATGAGATCTGTCCGTCAAACGCGATCGAGCATAGAGATATCTACTTATCGAGGAGACTTTACGTCGACCTGGAAGTATGCTCAATGTTAAGGAGGTTCATATAA
- a CDS encoding 4Fe-4S dicluster domain-containing protein, protein MTEVIVHDPALCTGCRQCMTACSFKNYKTYNYSLSLCKVIEDPRGGFVRVHCQHCKDPMCVAACPKKAITKDEKTGYVTIDQMLCVGCKSCMYACPISIPQMSKGLKVMVKCDMCEGDPACLKVCSAKAIKLMTRVEGTGLVKEMEKR, encoded by the coding sequence ATGACTGAAGTGATAGTCCACGACCCCGCATTATGCACTGGCTGCAGGCAATGCATGACGGCGTGTTCTTTTAAAAATTATAAGACCTATAATTATAGCTTATCGCTCTGTAAAGTGATAGAAGACCCCCGCGGGGGTTTTGTCAGGGTACACTGCCAGCACTGTAAGGACCCGATGTGCGTGGCGGCATGCCCGAAAAAGGCGATCACCAAGGATGAGAAAACGGGCTATGTGACGATCGACCAGATGCTGTGCGTCGGCTGCAAGTCGTGCATGTACGCATGCCCCATATCCATACCACAGATGAGCAAGGGCCTCAAGGTAATGGTCAAATGCGACATGTGCGAAGGGGATCCTGCTTGCTTAAAAGTATGCTCTGCAAAGGCGATCAAGCTGATGACCAGGGTAGAAGGAACCGGACTGGTCAAGGAGATGGAGAAAAGATGA
- a CDS encoding hdrC-like protein, whose translation MKELYPWRKPVKISLPTSVKPQLIRHFSIGLLYPVTDELKEAREKAGLDPIPPTAHRYKEGAEDIRKIIKAMGVDRNIGLDLEKMEYRFK comes from the coding sequence ATGAAAGAGCTGTACCCCTGGCGTAAGCCTGTAAAGATATCGCTTCCGACATCAGTGAAGCCTCAGCTTATAAGGCATTTCAGCATCGGGCTGCTGTATCCTGTTACGGATGAACTTAAGGAAGCGAGGGAAAAAGCCGGCCTCGACCCGATACCTCCGACGGCTCACAGGTATAAGGAAGGTGCCGAGGACATCAGGAAGATCATCAAGGCGATGGGCGTTGACCGGAACATAGGGCTCGACCTGGAAAAGATGGAGTATAGGTTCAAATGA
- a CDS encoding CoB--CoM heterodisulfide reductase iron-sulfur subunit B family protein, which translates to MTVKYSHFLGCVMPTKMPWAEAAIMRTLPKLGVDIVYLEKSGCCPRAGVWISVDRRVWLTLASYNLLQAEEQGRDVMVSCNGCYVTLYEANKVLNEEPETLEEVNRYLAAAGKHYDANIRVRHFLEVLYEDVGIDRIRKESKKLNIRVAIHPGCHMRIFADGKLVRYFTELIEALGVEIVPYGLEQMCCGLQSNLADRQFATYERAKKKMDAIMKTDADALVLVCAGCYDQFERVTNTLRKNDNYDFNVPVIHLAELLAVSFGMKPDEFGMRYMRTAPVDGLIEKLEKSVK; encoded by the coding sequence ATGACCGTGAAATATTCACATTTCCTTGGCTGCGTCATGCCTACAAAGATGCCGTGGGCGGAAGCGGCGATCATGAGGACGCTACCGAAGCTCGGGGTGGATATAGTATATCTGGAGAAGTCCGGATGCTGCCCGAGGGCAGGTGTATGGATATCCGTCGACCGTAGGGTCTGGCTGACCCTGGCGTCATATAACCTGCTTCAGGCAGAAGAGCAGGGCAGGGATGTCATGGTATCCTGCAACGGCTGCTATGTCACGCTTTACGAGGCCAATAAGGTACTTAATGAGGAGCCGGAGACGCTGGAAGAGGTCAACAGGTATCTTGCGGCCGCAGGAAAACATTACGACGCGAACATACGCGTCAGGCATTTCCTCGAAGTACTGTACGAGGACGTCGGTATCGACAGGATCAGGAAAGAGAGCAAGAAGCTTAACATCCGCGTCGCCATACACCCCGGTTGCCATATGAGAATATTCGCGGACGGAAAGCTCGTAAGATACTTTACAGAGCTGATCGAGGCGCTGGGCGTGGAGATAGTGCCGTACGGCCTGGAACAGATGTGCTGCGGATTACAGTCAAACCTCGCCGACAGGCAGTTCGCGACCTATGAGCGGGCCAAGAAAAAGATGGACGCGATCATGAAGACTGACGCGGACGCGCTCGTTCTCGTGTGCGCCGGCTGCTACGACCAGTTCGAAAGAGTGACCAACACGCTCAGAAAGAATGATAATTATGACTTTAACGTGCCAGTGATACATCTGGCGGAGCTCCTTGCCGTGTCCTTCGGCATGAAGCCGGACGAGTTCGGCATGCGCTACATGAGGACAGCGCCTGTGGACGGGCTCATAGAAAAACTGGAGAAAAGCGTAAAATGA